tattattcatttttctttctttctttttttatctctcattACTTCActagctctctttctctctctctctctctctttcgctcttttaattcgtcagtatttcgtttcttattttttgtttcacttgAATCATCACCTCAAACGCTCGTCACGTATCAATAACTCTTAATCATTATTCTCGTTCGTACCAatagtttttgtttgtttttttcttttttactatTACAGATACTTCACAGATATACAATGTCCTGGTTCATTGTCAAAAATCGTGTTCGGCGGCGCTTTTGCATGTccattttcttcacttttgttttttcctctcattcTGGCATTTTCACAAACTCGAGCCACACGAACGTGCTTTCTTTCATGGCTCTTTATGGATTTTTAGTGGGCTCTCGTAACGCCGCCAGCTTTTCTCCTCCAGCTTCTTGTCCCTTAGATATTTCTGCTTTTCTCGTTTTATACAGAAACCAGACACAGATTTTGAAAACGGAAAAATatggtttttaaaaaaaaaggacaaaATGAACGGTAATCTATCACTTTCGACGATGCACGTGTCTCACACGCTCACCTATGTACAATTTCCGGTGCTTCGAGCTACGAAATACCTCCAGtttattcccccccccccccctccccttctTTCGTAGCACGTGAAAGGAActcggaagaaaaaattggaggCATTTCGACTCTAGCACGTACAGCGTTACACAGGGAATTCTAGGACCGTCAAATCGCCATCCCTGTCTCGACAAATCTACAAATTCACAGCTTCCTTCTGTCCGCGCCCGGATTCCTCGCTCCTCGAAACACGTTTTCACAATATCGTGTCCTTCCACACCAAGTTTCGTCAAGTTTTCGTCGCTAATCCGCAACGCGGAGGGCAACAAAACGCCCAGTCGATTACGAGGGATCACTCAATGACGTTTCACATCTAAAGACAacacaaattatttatttacggACATTCGTTGCAACGATACTCAAGAAGTTTCACTCGAAGggtttctttcaaatattttctttttcctccttctctctctttctctctcactctcggcCACAGAGCcattattttcgaattttgagttttttttctctttattgtGTCAGGGGGGTGCTGCGCGTATCGCAAAAATACTAtttaaaaaacacacaaaTCTTTTATTTCTGCGCGTTTTCGTAACTCTACAGGATCAGTTTTCGGGATCTGTTTATCGATGGTTTCAGGTACGACTGTTATTTCCAAAATGCCTGAGAATCATTGATTTTTAACCAGAAGAAAACAAAGTTTGTCACGGAAAAATGATCATTCGAAATCATAGTCAATATGATGAATCTTTCGACGTcaattcacttatttttcatcaataaattATCATCTCAACGAGATTGGACTCATTGTCTGTAAGAAATTTTACAAACGTGTGAAAAGTCGTTACGATGACTCGAAGAAGGAAATAAAAGTCGTACTTTCTCAGGTTCGAGTGaagtgagataaaaaaatgtttcatttcttttccccATTAATCAGTGATaatgtgaaacgaaaaaagcacGTTCAGTTATATTCATCTCTATATCCTAGGcactttgattttttgttccaCTATACATCGGCGATAGACAGCTCTTAGGGCCATTTTTCATACCGCAAGGAAAGATTGGATGTTTTCACTTATTGTTCGTAAATTTTGAAGGCTCGATGACTATCAAGTACGGAGACGGTACACTAATGCGGTGAAGGGGAAAAAGTGCTCTCGTTATAATTCGTGCAACTTGTAACGTCTATCCTGTGTGTGTGAAAGTTAAGATTTGTAggtttttatacaaaaaatcgattgaattgGAAGAGACTAACGATTCAACGTTGGAAATGTAAATTGgtgttgaagttttttttctccatattttttcactcaattaTGGAAGACCGAATTGAGAGAACTCAAAACGATAAAGGtggaaaaattattccaataCGGactaattacaaaaataacaatttgcaATACGTGCGTGTTTATTGTTTTCGACAAAAATTTACGTTCCCCCTTACCAATTGTGttattttctcctcttttattCACATTCTGGCAGTTTAAGAAAATAAAGATTTCGGGTTTCAATCGAGATTTCGAGAGATATCGAGACAAGATTGTTAGCACCGTGTTTGCCCGAGTCGTGAGACACGATTCAATTCCCAAGATATTAAAACGGAGCTTTAAATTCTCGACTTCAAAGTGTCTCACGAAAATGATCGAGCTCATATATGAGCACAGAAACTTATTCTCTTCTCTCCcatttattcgtttctttcTTTGTGTAGATTTCGTGTTTGGTAATTAAAATCAAACCAATAACGACTCCTCGATGTCGTATCCCAAAAGTTGAGTTCGACTACTCTTACAAAAATACCATTATTCCGAGCTACCTCCCCGGTTTATtatgcttttgaatttttcgcgtGCCCACTTTCATcgcaaatttgatttttcacacGCGTATTTACAAAATTAGCTTTTTGCACTGcgatttaaattttattcgccGTGGACATGAAgacagaaaatgaaaattcttctcaCAGTTTCAAAAAGTTCGATTGGCAATCGCGCGTGAATAATCAACGAACTAACTCAATGTGTATTTTTGCGATATGTTTCGTAACGTCTGTAGAAAGCAATataaattctttgaaaaattcactcgTTTTTCGTTATTAATTCACCTTCGCTACATTTATTAGCCATTTTTTAATCGTGTTGTTTTGTTATTCATTTTTACACAAAGTCCCTAGCGAGCTTGGTCGCACGGAGGAATACAATTCATCGAATCGTTAACTCGCTTTCAACGTTGTTTAGGCGTGTGTGTACCagcggaaataaaattataagtTTAGCGCTGATCGAGGGCTCgggaggaatttttttttcaactttcgcTTTTCTCCTTATCTTTTTATTACTCCTTTTTGATGCTTCATTTGGTTGAAATTGGGATTGGTTTGGATTCACGTTAGGAAATAACTCACGAAAAATTGTCACCTGCCATTTCGGGCTTAACTCTTTTTTGAGGGGAGTTTGCCTGCGAGCGGGCGTCGTTTACTGGTCGCTTAACTTGAGGATTACTTTTCACTGCTGTCGTTGGAtctggaaaaatgaaaatgattcgtgaaaaattgttcaaagttACTCTGCGTCTGTACAAATTCAACAAGaacgaatataaaaataaaaaactcggGACAAAACACGCACCTTGTAACCACCTGACTTGAGTGGCTGGTCCATATCCTTTGTCGTTACGTGCTGCTATTCTAAAAATGATAGCGGGTTTAGTAGTGACGTCCATATGCGCAGCGCTGAGTGAACTATTGGGCACGGAGCAGGCATTAGTAGGACCGCAGTAAACCCTGATGAAGGCTAACTGAGTCGGGGTCGTTGCGACTGTCGTCGCTTCGCCGGTGCTGTTGGGAACAGCACTCGCGCTACGAACCGCGAGATAGACGGAGTACTCGAGAATTGGACCCAAATGACTTGGCGGTGGTTCCCAAGACAATTGGGCCCCTTCCGCagactttgatatttttattgcgcTCGGAGCGCCCGGGAATCCTGGcagacacgttttgaatgcgGATACCTACGAAAACGAgtaaaaacaatttcaaacgTCATCGatcatttcaattgaattgatagcgaatgaaaattcattataaaataaagTGATCAACTCACCTCGCTCCATGCACTTTGACCACAACTATTTACAGCTGCAACCCTAAATTTGTAGGCTGTTCCAGATTCCAGAGGAATCTTTGTTCTGCCCTTGAATATATCTCCGGGAGCTTGAGACATGTCGAGTGGCTCGTCACCAGGAAGATAGTAATGTTGAACCGTACACGTCGTGCCTTTTATTACGCCGACGTCGTACCAATCTAtatcttttttctcgtcgtcgGTCTAGATTGAAACACAAATTGAAAGTTCTtgttaaatgatttttcattagcACGAGTTAAATGTTTTGTAGAGATTCAAATTACTGAattaaaatggaaataaacAGTTGAGGAATTGAAATGAAGAAGACTTACGAGCTCGGTTTTGACTTTGACGGGTTGTTCGGCTGAGCCGAGGGCCGCGGTAGCAAGAGTAGTCAAAGCGGTTGAATCATCACCGGCTTCGGGGCGCGGTTCGTTTTCCTTTTCTTGCTTGAGCGGTTCCTTTTTGATTGGAAGATCATCTTTAGCTTCCCGTTGTATAGCTTTGTGCAACGCTTCCAATTCTTGATCAGCGTTAGAATTGCCATTTGTAACGGAGGACATGGATTCGTCGAGAGGTTTATCATCCTCCATGGGCTCGTCTCGGGGATCAGATTTAATCTGTCTCGGTGACAACAAAGTAGGGATTACAGTGGGGACTGTGGTTGGGGGCGCAACAGGAATCGAAGGAATTTTCGGTGCGTTGGTCGTTGGTGGAGCAATGATTGGTGTGATGGTTGCTTGTGGGACGATTGGTGGCGATGGTTCAGTGATCATTGGCTCGGGGGCTTCGAGTTTAATGGACTCGGGAGGGAGAGCCCCGggtgaattttcttttttaatattgtcttTTTCAGCCGGCATTTCCTCGTCGGCAGGTTCGAAAGTCTGATCCTCGAGGGCGTCGAGGAGAGCTTCGGCGTCGGATTTCTCGTGGAGAGGAGGCAGGTCCGCAGCGACGATCGTATTACTCTGGTTTTCTTCACCGTCGGATTTCTCCTCGGATTTCTCGTCCTTCGTCACTATTTCTGCCATCCTTTCGGCTATCGGATCAACGACCGGCTGAGTAGCTTCCGATTTGACGGAATTATCAGCCGACGGCGGATCGCTGATGATTTGCATGTCGCCTTCGCTCGGGGGCTCCGGTTCGCTGGTACTTTCCGTCGTGATTTCGCTCGATTGCGTTTCTGGTTGCGTGGCAGGCTCCGATTCCGCGGTTTCTTGACTCGAGGCCTCTTCGATCTTCGGTGCTTGGGTTTCTTCGCTTTCCGAAGGCTTTGGTGGCTCGGGCTCGTCGGTGGGGTCTGTCGAAGACTCTTGCGGCTCTTCCGTGCTCGCGACAGGCGCGGGATCTTGCTCCATCTCTTGGGAATCTTCGTTAAGAGATTCCAGAGCAGCCTCCGATTGCGTGGTCGTTTCGGGAGCCCCGGCGTCCTCGTCGTCGGAGGAAAGCAAATCACAAGGGCCGTCGACCTGGGGAATGACAAAGTTCCCTTCGCCGTCGACTTGCATCGGCTCTCCGGCCGTCAATTGTGAGACGAGGGCGGCGGTCACCGAGGCTTCGTTGCCGTTACAACTGTCGTCAGTTTTTTCGTCACCAGCTACGTCGTCAGCGACCATGAAAGACAAACCGCCCGAAGGCTCTTGGACGGGATCGATGAGGCCAGCTTCGGCAGCCAAAGCGGCGAGAGCAGCATCCGTCGTTGCTGGGCCATCGGAGGTCGAGGCTAACGAAGCTGAAGGCTGTTTTTGTGGAACGAACATCATTTTGGTCGTGTCGATCGAATCCGCGGAGGTCGTGACGATCGAACTGCTCGTTGGCATCAGAGTCACGGTTTTAGCTCCCAAGCCTCCGGACATTTGGAGGGTAACAGGTTTTCCGGCTGCTAGAGGGTCTTGTCCTTTCTGTATCTGAGGCATCGTGACGATTTGACTTTTTCCAGGATTGAAGATCGTCTGCTGTCCGCCTTTAGTCGCGATCGTAACCGTCTTCGGTACGCCGCCCTGACCCGGAACCGTGATTGTAATCGGTTTACCGGAAGTTCCACCCACCATAGCACCCGAGGAGACGACGATCATCTTCACACCTTGCTGATTCGTCACGTGATTGGCTGCCGATAGGGGAAGAACGTTAACCGGAGTCGTAAGATTTCCAGCTTGTCCGGCGCCGGCCTGTGACGTAGTGACAGCCTGAACGGCTCGTAAACCCGAGCCCGTAGTTACAACGATTATTTGATTCGTCCGACCGACAAGTCCCCCGTTGCCTCCGGGTTTCGTGATCATAATTGTTTGTTTTCCAGCTATACTTTGACCTTTGCTCATCGCCACGAGCCCTGAAGTTTTAACGGTGGTCAAAGTTTTAAGTCCGGCAACTGTGTTCGGATTAACGAGTCGTAAAATCGTCGGTCCTTGGTTGGGAGCTTTGCCTCCAGCGccttgaacattttttccaggAATCAAGCTCATTTTAGGCACCGTAGCCATCATGCCTTGGGTCGTTTTAACCAAATGAACTATCTGCGGCTGTCCAGTTATATTTTGTCCGGGTTTCTGCAGAATTATTTGTTTACTCTGTTGCGGAGATGCGGTTCGTAGAACCGTTGCCCCAGGCGCAGCGAAACGAATCTGCTGGCCCGGCTGCACGCTCTTCATTCTTATGGTGTTCGTTCCGGCTTGTGAAATCATCGGTATGTTATTCATACTGATCTTCGGAGTGGCTGCAGCGGCCGCAGCAAGTGCAGCGATGCCGGACATCGCGGATGGTGATTGGCTGACGGTCGTCGCGGGGTTTACAACTGTCGGCTGCTCGATCGTAGTAGCAGCGATTGTCGACGCCGGTACTGGCGAAGCAACGATCGAGGCTGATGTTACCAGAGGCGAACGGATTCTTATGAGATTCCCTCGGGGTGTCATGGGGCTCGCGGGCTTAGCGACTACAGGCGACGAAATCGGCTTAGATACCGGCGGCATTTGGACCGGCGTTTGCACGCGAATCGGCGCAGCTTGAGGAACCGTAGGACGCACCGGTGTCACAACCGCTGGGATCATCGGAGTTGCCGCTGCCGTTGTCACCGGCGGTGAACATACCGGAATCGTCGGCGGCGTTGCCGGCGTCAACGCTGGCGTGGTCGTCGGCGGCGGGGCCGCTACCGGGAACGCACTCGTTGCCGGTGGCATGTCGTATTTTTGTATTTGCAGAATATAGTACTGAGCCGAGGGCGTCGCAGTCCAGCTGACCTCCAACGAATGCGTCGACGCTCGCACCAGCTGCACCCTCGACGGCGCCGGAGGCTTACTCACCTCTAGATACCACAAATCTTTGCAACATACCTGAAAAATTTAACATTAAGAAACTTTAGTTTTCGATTCCGAGAAAACAATCGATCGATCACCTCCGTCGATCTTCCTTCGGCGTGAAACAAACTGACCCTAACCTGGTTGTTCCATGCTTTGCGATAACCATCTCGACCCGACCACACGTACAATCTACTGTGCACTCCTACCGCGCAGTGACCCGCACGTGCTCGCGGTACGTTCTCTTCCAGAGAATCTACCGTCAACTGTTCCCAAGTCAGTGTTTctgtaaataaatattcatggAGCATTTTTTGTCATTCATTCGATCACTCATTCAATGacattctcaatttttcattattccaatTCTGTGTGACGTAATTCCATGACTGAGCTCGAACTTCAATTAACGATGGAGAATACGGACGTTAATGTGTTTCTTTGTCAAAAATGACTCTCCAATCTTTGAAGGAGACCAGAACCCGTTAACTCTTAAGCTCCGTCCGCTCAATCATGGGACGACACAAAGATAAAGTACAACAGCAAAAGTGTATTaactcaatttttacgaataatAAGATATTCGACtaacttgaaatattttccaacgTATTGAAACTTACCTAAATTCAAGCATGCCAGAGTGCTCGTACATTTCCACTCTTTCTCGTGGGTCGCGACCTTGACATCATCGACGACGAGAGGGACCCATCCTCCAAAGACATACATACGATGACCGATGAGAGTGGCGGTATGGAGCGAGCGTGGCAAAGGTGTAGGGCCATGAACAATCGGTTTGTTCCATGTCATGGAATCGACATCGAGAAACCAGAGATCCCCGAGACGACTGCCGCTCATACCGCCGTAAATAACAAGGCATGATTTTCCAGTGACACGATCGGTGTAGGCGACTCCGGTGTGGGATTCTCGCGGCGGAGGCGCGTGACCGTGCGTTTGTGGCACTTCCCAAGCGGTTGCACCATTTGGCAATAATTCCAGGGTGTACAAATCATTTAAGTACCTCGGTATATTGTTCTTAGGATCTTCGCTGTCATTGGCGAGTCCACCAAACAGGAAAACTTTGTTTCCGATCAGCGTGAAACTGTGACCGAGTCTCGGACAAGGAGGCTGCTCGTGCTTGGGATGCTTCGGCTTCAATCTCTTCCATTCCCAACGACTCGCTTGGAGCTCGTATAACTCATTCGAGTACTTTCCATACTCAACCATACCCCCGAACACCAGGATCCTCGTACCATCCACCACAAAGC
This sequence is a window from Venturia canescens isolate UGA chromosome 8, ASM1945775v1, whole genome shotgun sequence. Protein-coding genes within it:
- the Hcf gene encoding host cell factor isoform X2 → MAAPMLKWKRITNPTGPQPRPRHGHRAVAIKDLMVVFGGGNEGIVDELHVYNTATNQWFVPLTKGDIPPGCAAYGFVVDGTRILVFGGMVEYGKYSNELYELQASRWEWKRLKPKHPKHEQPPCPRLGHSFTLIGNKVFLFGGLANDSEDPKNNIPRYLNDLYTLELLPNGATAWEVPQTHGHAPPPRESHTGVAYTDRVTGKSCLVIYGGMSGSRLGDLWFLDVDSMTWNKPIVHGPTPLPRSLHTATLIGHRMYVFGGWVPLVVDDVKVATHEKEWKCTSTLACLNLETLTWEQLTVDSLEENVPRARAGHCAVGVHSRLYVWSGRDGYRKAWNNQVCCKDLWYLEVSKPPAPSRVQLVRASTHSLEVSWTATPSAQYYILQIQKYDMPPATSAFPVAAPPPTTTPALTPATPPTIPVCSPPVTTAAATPMIPAVVTPVRPTVPQAAPIRVQTPVQMPPVSKPISSPVVAKPASPMTPRGNLIRIRSPLVTSASIVASPVPASTIAATTIEQPTVVNPATTVSQSPSAMSGIAALAAAAAATPKISMNNIPMISQAGTNTIRMKSVQPGQQIRFAAPGATVLRTASPQQSKQIILQKPGQNITGQPQIVHLVKTTQGMMATVPKMSLIPGKNVQGAGGKAPNQGPTILRLVNPNTVAGLKTLTTVKTSGLVAMSKGQSIAGKQTIMITKPGGNGGLVGRTNQIIVVTTGSGLRAVQAVTTSQAGAGQAGNLTTPVNVLPLSAANHVTNQQGVKMIVVSSGAMVGGTSGKPITITVPGQGGVPKTVTIATKGGQQTIFNPGKSQIVTMPQIQKGQDPLAAGKPVTLQMSGGLGAKTVTLMPTSSSIVTTSADSIDTTKMMFVPQKQPSASLASTSDGPATTDAALAALAAEAGLIDPVQEPSGGLSFMVADDVAGDEKTDDSCNGNEASVTAALVSQLTAGEPMQVDGEGNFVIPQVDGPCDLLSSDDEDAGAPETTTQSEAALESLNEDSQEMEQDPAPVASTEEPQESSTDPTDEPEPPKPSESEETQAPKIEEASSQETAESEPATQPETQSSEITTESTSEPEPPSEGDMQIISDPPSADNSVKSEATQPVVDPIAERMAEIVTKDEKSEEKSDGEENQSNTIVAADLPPLHEKSDAEALLDALEDQTFEPADEEMPAEKDNIKKENSPGALPPESIKLEAPEPMITEPSPPIVPQATITPIIAPPTTNAPKIPSIPVAPPTTVPTVIPTLLSPRQIKSDPRDEPMEDDKPLDESMSSVTNGNSNADQELEALHKAIQREAKDDLPIKKEPLKQEKENEPRPEAGDDSTALTTLATAALGSAEQPVKVKTELTDDEKKDIDWYDVGVIKGTTCTVQHYYLPGDEPLDMSQAPGDIFKGRTKIPLESGTAYKFRVAAVNSCGQSAWSEVSAFKTCLPGFPGAPSAIKISKSAEGAQLSWEPPPSHLGPILEYSVYLAVRSASAVPNSTGEATTVATTPTQLAFIRVYCGPTNACSVPNSSLSAAHMDVTTKPAIIFRIAARNDKGYGPATQVRWLQDPTTAVKSNPQVKRPVNDARSQANSPQKRVKPEMADVKRH
- the Hcf gene encoding host cell factor isoform X3 gives rise to the protein MAAPMLKWKRITNPTGPQPRPRHGHRAVAIKDLMVVFGGGNEGIVDELHVYNTATNQWFVPLTKGDIPPGCAAYGFVVDGTRILVFGGMVEYGKYSNELYELQASRWEWKRLKPKHPKHEQPPCPRLGHSFTLIGNKVFLFGGLANDSEDPKNNIPRYLNDLYTLELLPNGATAWEVPQTHGHAPPPRESHTGVAYTDRVTGKSCLVIYGGMSGSRLGDLWFLDVDSMTWNKPIVHGPTPLPRSLHTATLIGHRMYVFGGWVPLVVDDVKVATHEKEWKCTSTLACLNLETLTWEQLTVDSLEENVPRARAGHCAVGVHSRLYVWSGRDGYRKAWNNQVCCKDLWYLEVSKPPAPSRVQLVRASTHSLEVSWTATPSAQYYILQIQKYDMPPATSAFPVAAPPPTTTPALTPATPPTIPVCSPPVTTAAATPMIPAVVTPVRPTVPQAAPIRVQTPVQMPPVSKPISSPVVAKPASPMTPRGNLIRIRSPLVTSASIVASPVPASTIAATTIEQPTVVNPATTVSQSPSAMSGIAALAAAAAATPKISMNNIPMISQAGTNTIRMKSVQPGQQIRFAAPGATVLRTASPQQSKQIILQKPGQNITGQPQIVHLVKTTQGMMATVPKMSLIPGKNVQGAGGKAPNQGPTILRLVNPNTVAGLKTLTTVKTSGLVAMSKGQSIAGKQTIMITKPGGNGGLVGRTNQIIVVTTGSGLRAVQAVTTSQAGAGQAGNLTTPVNVLPLSAANHVTNQQGVKMIVVSSGAMVGGTSGKPITITVPGQGGVPKTVTIATKGGQQTIFNPGKSQIVTMPQIQKGQDPLAAGKPVTLQMSGGLGAKTVTLMPTSSSIVTTSADSIDTTKMMFVPQKQPSASLASTSDGPATTDAALAALAAEAGLIDPVQEPSGGLSFMVADDVAGDEKTDDSCNGNEASVTAALVSQLTAGEPMQVDGEGNFVIPQVDGPCDLLSSDDEDAGAPETTTQSEAALESLNEDSQEMEQDPAPVASTEEPQESSTDPTDEPEPPKPSESEETQAPKIEEASSQETAESEPATQPETQSSEITTESTSEPEPPSEGDMQIISDPPSADNSVKSEATQPVVDPIAERMAEIVTKDEKSEEKSDGEENQSNTIVAADLPPLHEKSDAEALLDALEDQTFEPADEEMPAEKDNIKKENSPGALPPESIKLEAPEPMITEPSPPIVPQATITPIIAPPTTNAPKIPSIPVAPPTTVPTVIPTLLSPRQIKSDPRDEPMEDDKPLDESMSSVTNGNSNADQELEALHKAIQREAKDDLPIKKEPLKQEKENEPRPEAGDDSTALTTLATAALGSAEQPVKVKTELTDDEKKDIDWYDVGVIKGTTCTVQHYYLPGDEPLDMSQAPGDIFKGRTKIPLESGTAYKFRVAAVNSCGQSAWSEVSAFKTCLPGFPGAPSAIKISKSAEGAQLSWEPPPSHLGPILEYSVYLAVRSASAVPNSTGEATTVATTPTQLAFIRVYCGPTNACSVPNSSLSAAHMDVTTKPAIIFRIAARNDKGYGPATQVRWLQDPTTAVKSNPQVKRPVNDARSQANSPQKRVKPEMM
- the Hcf gene encoding host cell factor isoform X1, with protein sequence MAAPMLKWKRITNPTGPQPRPRHGHRAVAIKDLMVVFGGGNEGIVDELHVYNTATNQWFVPLTKGDIPPGCAAYGFVVDGTRILVFGGMVEYGKYSNELYELQASRWEWKRLKPKHPKHEQPPCPRLGHSFTLIGNKVFLFGGLANDSEDPKNNIPRYLNDLYTLELLPNGATAWEVPQTHGHAPPPRESHTGVAYTDRVTGKSCLVIYGGMSGSRLGDLWFLDVDSMTWNKPIVHGPTPLPRSLHTATLIGHRMYVFGGWVPLVVDDVKVATHEKEWKCTSTLACLNLETLTWEQLTVDSLEENVPRARAGHCAVGVHSRLYVWSGRDGYRKAWNNQVCCKDLWYLEVSKPPAPSRVQLVRASTHSLEVSWTATPSAQYYILQIQKYDMPPATSAFPVAAPPPTTTPALTPATPPTIPVCSPPVTTAAATPMIPAVVTPVRPTVPQAAPIRVQTPVQMPPVSKPISSPVVAKPASPMTPRGNLIRIRSPLVTSASIVASPVPASTIAATTIEQPTVVNPATTVSQSPSAMSGIAALAAAAAATPKISMNNIPMISQAGTNTIRMKSVQPGQQIRFAAPGATVLRTASPQQSKQIILQKPGQNITGQPQIVHLVKTTQGMMATVPKMSLIPGKNVQGAGGKAPNQGPTILRLVNPNTVAGLKTLTTVKTSGLVAMSKGQSIAGKQTIMITKPGGNGGLVGRTNQIIVVTTGSGLRAVQAVTTSQAGAGQAGNLTTPVNVLPLSAANHVTNQQGVKMIVVSSGAMVGGTSGKPITITVPGQGGVPKTVTIATKGGQQTIFNPGKSQIVTMPQIQKGQDPLAAGKPVTLQMSGGLGAKTVTLMPTSSSIVTTSADSIDTTKMMFVPQKQPSASLASTSDGPATTDAALAALAAEAGLIDPVQEPSGGLSFMVADDVAGDEKTDDSCNGNEASVTAALVSQLTAGEPMQVDGEGNFVIPQVDGPCDLLSSDDEDAGAPETTTQSEAALESLNEDSQEMEQDPAPVASTEEPQESSTDPTDEPEPPKPSESEETQAPKIEEASSQETAESEPATQPETQSSEITTESTSEPEPPSEGDMQIISDPPSADNSVKSEATQPVVDPIAERMAEIVTKDEKSEEKSDGEENQSNTIVAADLPPLHEKSDAEALLDALEDQTFEPADEEMPAEKDNIKKENSPGALPPESIKLEAPEPMITEPSPPIVPQATITPIIAPPTTNAPKIPSIPVAPPTTVPTVIPTLLSPRQIKSDPRDEPMEDDKPLDESMSSVTNGNSNADQELEALHKAIQREAKDDLPIKKEPLKQEKENEPRPEAGDDSTALTTLATAALGSAEQPVKVKTELTDDEKKDIDWYDVGVIKGTTCTVQHYYLPGDEPLDMSQAPGDIFKGRTKIPLESGTAYKFRVAAVNSCGQSAWSEVSAFKTCLPGFPGAPSAIKISKSAEGAQLSWEPPPSHLGPILEYSVYLAVRSASAVPNSTGEATTVATTPTQLAFIRVYCGPTNACSVPNSSLSAAHMDVTTKPAIIFRIAARNDKGYGPATQVRWLQDPTTAVKSNPQVKRPVNDARSQANSPQKRVKPEMAGDNFSCETSLSDPS